GGGCAACTGGAGGCCGAGCTTGCGAGCAATGCCTGGCTGACCTGCCCGTTTGATGCCGACATCCTGTTCAACACCCCGAGCGAACTGCGCCTGGAAGCGGCCGCCGCCAAACTGCGGGTCAACCTCAGCCTGTTGACCAGCCAGGCGGGGCACGCCTGATGGCCTTGCGTCTGATCCTAGGCTTTGACTACGGCACCAAACAGATCGGCGTTGCTGTCGGCCAGGTCATCACCGGCCAGGCCCGCGAGCTGTGCACCTTGAAAGCCCAGAACGGCGTGCCGGACTGGAACCAGGTCGAAGCCCTGATCAAGGAGTGGAAGCCCGACGCGGTAGTGGTCGGCCTGCCCTTGAACATGGACGGTACCCCAAGCGAGATGTGCCTGCGGGCCG
This genomic window from Pseudomonas sp. Bout1 contains:
- the ruvX gene encoding Holliday junction resolvase RuvX, which translates into the protein MALRLILGFDYGTKQIGVAVGQVITGQARELCTLKAQNGVPDWNQVEALIKEWKPDAVVVGLPLNMDGTPSEMCLRAEKFARRLNGRYNLPFYTHDERLTTFEAKGERRDRGGQKGSYRDNPVDAIAAALLLQGWLDENTALFES